A stretch of Faecalibacterium duncaniae DNA encodes these proteins:
- a CDS encoding DNA cytosine methyltransferase — translation MRRPLTCVEICAGAGGQALGLAMAGFVHVALVEYEQEYCNVLKANRPEWNVICADVHKFDGHPYEGVDLLAGGVPCPPFSVAGKQLGKDDERDLFPEAIRLIREIRPRAVMLENVRGFLDSGFEEYRDHIFTEIKKLGYVTHIKLLNASDYGVPQLRPRVVIVGIRKDQAGAFEYPQEHPRESPTVGETLCDLMSQNGWKGAKKWAEGADRIAPTLVGGSKKHGGPDLGPTRAKNAWAELGVDGKGIANEAPEQDFDGMPRLTSRMMARIQGFPDTWTFGSKKTIACRMIGNAFPPPVAQAVGIEIRRCLENAER, via the coding sequence ATGCGACGGCCTTTAACGTGTGTTGAAATATGTGCAGGTGCGGGAGGGCAGGCTTTGGGTCTTGCAATGGCGGGTTTTGTCCATGTTGCACTTGTTGAATATGAACAAGAGTACTGTAATGTTCTGAAAGCGAACCGTCCGGAATGGAATGTTATTTGTGCAGATGTCCATAAGTTTGATGGTCATCCATATGAAGGAGTGGACTTGCTGGCAGGAGGTGTCCCATGCCCGCCGTTTTCTGTTGCAGGAAAGCAATTAGGTAAGGATGATGAGCGTGACCTGTTTCCGGAAGCAATTCGTTTGATTCGAGAGATTCGTCCAAGAGCTGTTATGCTGGAAAATGTTCGAGGTTTTCTGGACTCTGGCTTCGAGGAATACCGAGACCATATTTTTACAGAGATAAAGAAGCTAGGGTATGTTACACACATTAAATTATTGAATGCCTCAGATTATGGGGTGCCCCAGCTTCGTCCAAGGGTTGTTATAGTTGGAATCCGAAAAGATCAGGCAGGGGCATTTGAATATCCACAAGAGCATCCAAGAGAATCTCCTACGGTTGGAGAGACACTGTGCGATCTGATGTCACAAAATGGATGGAAAGGTGCAAAAAAATGGGCTGAAGGAGCTGATAGGATTGCACCTACACTGGTTGGAGGCTCTAAAAAGCATGGCGGACCGGACCTTGGCCCGACAAGAGCAAAAAATGCATGGGCAGAGCTTGGCGTTGACGGAAAGGGAATTGCAAATGAGGCACCGGAACAGGATTTTGACGGGATGCCACGTCTGACCAGTCGAATGATGGCACGCATCCAAGGTTTTCCAGACACATGGACTTTTGGAAGCAAAAAGACTATTGCCTGTAGAATGATCGGCAATGCTTTTCCGCCACCGGTGGCGCAGGCTGTTGGAATTGAAATCAGGAGGTGCTTAGAAAATGCCGAAAGATGA
- a CDS encoding glycoside hydrolase family 1 protein has product MSVFRDDFLWGGACAANQFEGAWDVDGKGPSIPDLCTNGSHTSPKWVTTAVRSDRLYPSHEAIDFYHHYEEDIALFAEMGFKTFRTSINWTRIFPTGMETEPNEKGLEFYDKVFDCCKKHGIEPLVTISHYELPYALVEKYNGWASRELIEFYMNYCKAIFERYKDKVKYWLTFNEINCGTMPMGAILETGTIRGFEGPTDKVPDNKQERFQALHHQFVASAEAVRYAHDHYPQFKMGCMICFITSYALTCDPADEIANQKAMQISNWFCSDMHVRGEYPSYMKRYFAENNITIRQEPEDAAILKAGTVDFYTFSYYMSNCITTHKDADDVGGNIIAGKKNPYLKASDWGWQIDPIGLRYTLNEIYDRYRIPLMVVENGLGAYDKKDADGKIHDSYRIDYLRAHIEQMAEAVKDGVDLMGYTPWGCIDLVSASTGEMAKRYGFIYVNKFDDGTGDLSREKKDSFYWYQKVIATNGEDLG; this is encoded by the coding sequence ATGAGCGTTTTCCGTGATGATTTCCTGTGGGGCGGTGCCTGTGCAGCCAACCAGTTCGAGGGCGCATGGGACGTGGATGGCAAAGGCCCCAGTATCCCTGACCTGTGCACCAATGGCTCTCACACCAGCCCGAAATGGGTGACAACTGCTGTCCGCTCCGACCGGCTGTATCCCAGCCATGAGGCCATCGACTTCTACCACCACTACGAGGAGGACATTGCTCTCTTCGCCGAGATGGGCTTCAAGACCTTCCGCACCTCCATCAACTGGACCCGCATTTTCCCCACCGGTATGGAGACCGAGCCGAACGAGAAGGGCCTTGAATTCTATGACAAGGTCTTTGACTGCTGCAAGAAGCACGGCATCGAGCCGCTGGTCACCATCAGCCACTATGAACTGCCCTATGCGCTGGTGGAAAAGTACAACGGCTGGGCCAGCCGGGAACTCATCGAGTTCTATATGAACTACTGCAAGGCTATTTTTGAGCGGTACAAGGATAAGGTCAAGTACTGGCTGACCTTCAACGAGATCAACTGCGGCACCATGCCGATGGGCGCGATCCTGGAAACAGGCACCATCCGGGGCTTTGAAGGCCCTACCGACAAGGTGCCGGACAACAAGCAGGAGCGCTTTCAGGCGCTGCATCACCAGTTTGTGGCCAGTGCAGAGGCTGTTCGGTATGCCCACGACCACTACCCTCAGTTCAAGATGGGCTGCATGATCTGCTTTATCACCAGCTACGCACTGACCTGCGACCCGGCCGACGAGATCGCCAACCAGAAGGCCATGCAGATCAGCAACTGGTTCTGCTCTGATATGCATGTCCGCGGCGAGTATCCTTCTTACATGAAGCGCTATTTTGCCGAGAATAACATCACCATCCGGCAGGAGCCGGAGGATGCTGCCATCCTGAAGGCCGGTACTGTCGATTTCTACACCTTCAGCTACTATATGTCCAACTGCATCACCACCCACAAGGATGCCGATGATGTGGGCGGCAACATCATTGCTGGTAAGAAGAATCCTTACCTGAAAGCCTCCGACTGGGGCTGGCAGATTGATCCCATTGGTCTGCGCTACACTCTCAACGAGATCTACGACCGCTACCGCATTCCCCTGATGGTGGTGGAAAATGGCCTGGGCGCTTACGACAAGAAGGATGCCGACGGAAAGATCCACGACAGCTACCGCATCGACTACCTGCGTGCCCACATCGAGCAGATGGCCGAGGCTGTAAAGGACGGTGTAGACCTGATGGGCTACACCCCCTGGGGCTGCATCGATCTGGTGAGTGCCTCCACCGGTGAGATGGCAAAGCGATATGGATTCATCTACGTCAACAAGTTTGACGACGGCACGGGTGATCTGAGCCGCGAAAAGAAGGACAGCTTCTACTGGTATCAGAAGGTCATTGCCACCAACGGCGAAGATTTAGGATAA
- a CDS encoding DNA translocase FtsK yields MAKRKRKTTAKRASARRKSRAEERMPAGLGTLFVGLLLIVLAFVEGDSVWKSAHQILFGLFGCGSFVLGAAVCYLAILYTRGQDLLMQVFKLLLGLIFASGTVIVFSDISADLTAAQMIAACYQNGANAWLGGGVLGTLLGGNLLLLCGRPAANLVMAVLALCASLYIFDITPAECWQWLCNVGGGVHEKGVAVYEQNAARRAERLAARQAEEEYCAEEPADDYDDNFDEEDVPGGIPVPGWLSGVFSWGHKVTKEMEGEAEPAPVDDSLGYEPPAPVEPEPAPAQPAPAFEPVKVTSNHPRAAFDIDLGPDTSVSEGGSEPIEPIIIGPGGTFGQDPLQKAPPRAIVKPVVPDAVETAAEDFFAPAGSPAPAPVVNPTVPPAAPEAPAAAPAEPVQPEMPVFQTPTLPTTDEPVVPVRVSAENAVAMRSEPDEDGWISITSEPVEEKDLNTLVAAAMEKPAAGEQAAATAPAEEPEVVETFQYQYPSIELFEKSAEEGDPGAQDELKANAQKLVDTLESFGVRTRVLDISRGPSVTRYEVQPMAGVKISRITSLADDIALNLAVADVRMEAPIPGKPAVGIEVPNHKKTPVFIRSVFESQAFLRMTSPLGVALGKDIAGVAQVADLCKMPHLLIAGSTGSGKSVCVNSIIISILFRSSPEDVKLMLIDPKVVELAEYNGIPHLLMPVITEPKKAAGALSSAVQEMERRYHLFAENNVRDIKSFNKLAATDPMLEKMPYIAIIIDELADLMMVVGKDVEDSICRIAQKARAAGMHLIVATQRPSVDVITGLIKANIPSRIAFAVSSQVDSRTILDGAGAEKLLGQGDMLFMPVGAPKPVRIQGTFVRDEEISRVLDFIKQSATVQYDEAMIEAMEKHAIQDGKKGASSADADEETGSDPMLKQAVEVVIDAGQASTSLLQRRCKLGYARAARIMDEMEQKGIIGPYEGAKPRAVLISRQQWLEMQMNQPEE; encoded by the coding sequence ATGGCAAAACGAAAGCGAAAAACAACTGCAAAGCGCGCGTCTGCACGCAGAAAAAGCCGGGCCGAGGAGCGGATGCCGGCGGGGCTGGGCACCCTGTTTGTGGGGCTGCTGCTCATCGTGCTGGCGTTCGTGGAGGGGGACTCCGTCTGGAAGAGCGCCCACCAGATCCTATTCGGGCTGTTCGGCTGCGGCAGCTTTGTGCTGGGCGCGGCGGTGTGCTATCTGGCCATCCTCTACACCCGGGGGCAGGACCTGCTGATGCAGGTGTTCAAGCTGCTGCTGGGGCTGATCTTTGCCAGCGGCACGGTCATCGTGTTTTCGGATATCTCCGCCGACTTGACCGCTGCCCAGATGATCGCTGCCTGCTACCAGAACGGCGCAAACGCCTGGCTGGGCGGCGGCGTGCTGGGCACTCTGCTGGGCGGCAACCTGCTCCTGCTCTGCGGGCGGCCTGCGGCCAATCTGGTCATGGCGGTGCTGGCCCTGTGCGCCAGCCTGTATATTTTTGATATCACCCCTGCCGAGTGCTGGCAGTGGCTCTGCAATGTGGGCGGCGGTGTGCATGAAAAAGGCGTGGCGGTCTATGAGCAGAACGCCGCCCGCCGTGCTGAGCGCCTTGCGGCCCGGCAGGCGGAAGAGGAGTACTGCGCCGAGGAACCTGCGGACGATTACGATGATAATTTCGATGAGGAAGACGTGCCCGGCGGCATTCCGGTGCCCGGGTGGCTGTCCGGCGTGTTCAGCTGGGGCCACAAGGTGACCAAGGAGATGGAAGGCGAAGCGGAACCTGCTCCCGTGGACGATTCTCTGGGCTACGAGCCGCCTGCGCCGGTGGAGCCGGAACCGGCTCCCGCCCAGCCTGCCCCAGCCTTTGAGCCGGTCAAGGTGACCTCCAACCATCCCCGCGCGGCGTTTGATATTGATCTTGGGCCGGATACCTCTGTTTCCGAGGGCGGAAGCGAGCCCATTGAGCCCATCATCATCGGGCCGGGCGGCACCTTTGGGCAGGACCCGCTCCAAAAGGCCCCGCCCCGGGCCATCGTCAAACCGGTGGTGCCGGATGCCGTGGAGACTGCCGCCGAGGATTTCTTCGCGCCCGCCGGATCGCCTGCTCCGGCCCCGGTGGTGAATCCCACCGTGCCGCCTGCGGCCCCGGAAGCCCCTGCGGCTGCACCGGCAGAGCCCGTGCAGCCTGAGATGCCGGTGTTCCAGACCCCCACCCTGCCCACTACGGATGAGCCGGTGGTGCCGGTGCGGGTCAGCGCGGAAAACGCGGTGGCCATGCGCAGTGAACCGGACGAGGACGGCTGGATCAGCATTACCAGCGAACCGGTGGAGGAAAAAGACCTGAACACGCTGGTGGCGGCTGCCATGGAAAAACCCGCCGCAGGCGAGCAGGCTGCCGCCACCGCCCCGGCCGAGGAGCCGGAGGTGGTGGAGACCTTCCAGTATCAGTACCCCAGCATCGAGCTGTTTGAAAAGTCTGCCGAGGAGGGGGACCCCGGTGCCCAGGACGAGCTGAAGGCCAACGCCCAGAAGCTGGTGGACACGCTGGAAAGCTTCGGCGTGCGCACCCGGGTGCTGGATATCTCGCGGGGCCCCTCCGTTACCCGGTACGAGGTCCAGCCCATGGCGGGCGTGAAGATCAGCCGCATCACCTCGCTGGCCGATGATATCGCCCTGAACCTTGCCGTGGCCGATGTCCGCATGGAAGCACCCATCCCCGGCAAACCTGCCGTGGGCATCGAGGTGCCCAACCACAAAAAGACCCCCGTTTTTATCCGCAGTGTCTTTGAAAGCCAGGCCTTCCTGCGGATGACTTCGCCCTTGGGCGTGGCGCTGGGCAAGGACATTGCCGGTGTGGCCCAGGTGGCCGACCTGTGCAAGATGCCCCATCTGCTCATCGCGGGCAGCACCGGCAGCGGTAAATCTGTCTGTGTGAACAGCATCATCATCAGCATCCTGTTCCGCTCCAGCCCCGAGGACGTGAAGCTCATGCTCATCGACCCCAAGGTGGTGGAGCTGGCAGAGTACAACGGCATCCCCCACCTGCTGATGCCCGTCATCACCGAGCCGAAAAAGGCGGCGGGTGCATTGAGCAGCGCGGTGCAGGAGATGGAGCGCCGCTACCACCTGTTTGCGGAAAACAATGTCCGTGACATCAAATCCTTCAACAAGCTGGCGGCCACCGATCCCATGCTGGAAAAGATGCCCTATATCGCCATCATCATCGACGAGCTGGCCGATCTGATGATGGTCGTGGGCAAGGACGTGGAGGATTCCATCTGCCGCATTGCCCAGAAGGCCCGTGCCGCCGGAATGCACCTCATCGTTGCCACCCAGCGCCCCAGCGTGGATGTCATCACCGGCCTGATCAAGGCCAACATCCCCAGCCGCATTGCCTTTGCCGTGTCCAGCCAGGTGGACAGCCGCACCATTCTGGATGGTGCCGGTGCCGAGAAGCTGCTGGGCCAGGGCGACATGCTTTTTATGCCTGTGGGCGCGCCCAAGCCGGTGCGTATCCAGGGCACCTTTGTGCGGGATGAGGAGATCAGCCGCGTGCTGGACTTCATCAAGCAGAGCGCCACCGTCCAGTACGACGAGGCCATGATCGAAGCCATGGAAAAGCACGCCATTCAGGATGGCAAGAAGGGCGCATCCTCTGCAGATGCGGATGAGGAGACCGGCAGCGACCCGATGCTCAAGCAGGCCGTTGAGGTGGTCATCGATGCCGGGCAGGCATCCACCAGCCTGCTGCAGCGCCGCTGTAAGCTGGGTTATGCCCGCGCCGCCCGCATCATGGATGAGATGGAGCAGAAGGGCATCATCGGCCCCTATGAGGGTGCCAAGCCCCGCGCTGTCCTCATCAGCCGCCAGCAGTGGCTGGAGATGCAGATGAATCAGCCGGAGGAATAA
- a CDS encoding NgoMIV family type II restriction endonuclease has product MPKDEVLIAMERKRYHERLLQTGTLAINANGVATNADKDSVISVMIAKGIAEQLMAETNERVAGQTAGASFEMLTMEFVKRTFPQLQHLRPGNWEVLKLGNRSRTKTSTFAQYEHLAYLTELTKANRKLSAMIGNDYMVAPDIVVYRNLCSDEEINATEPIVNDTVCRYADLREKNGGKAILHASVSAKWTMRSDRAQNSRTEALNLIRNRKGHLPHIVVVTGEPLPSRIASLALGTGDIDCVYHFALPELIASVNSTERADVIETLKTLVEGKRLKDISDLPLDLSV; this is encoded by the coding sequence ATGCCGAAAGATGAAGTCTTGATTGCAATGGAACGCAAGAGATACCATGAGAGACTGCTGCAGACTGGTACATTGGCAATCAATGCAAATGGTGTTGCCACAAATGCAGACAAAGACAGTGTGATATCTGTAATGATTGCTAAAGGAATTGCCGAGCAGCTGATGGCAGAAACCAATGAGCGTGTTGCAGGTCAAACAGCAGGAGCGTCATTTGAAATGCTTACGATGGAGTTTGTAAAGAGAACGTTCCCACAGCTGCAACATCTTAGACCGGGCAATTGGGAAGTCCTTAAACTTGGAAATAGAAGCAGGACGAAAACATCAACATTCGCTCAATATGAACATTTGGCGTATTTGACCGAACTGACAAAAGCTAACAGAAAATTGTCAGCTATGATTGGAAATGACTATATGGTAGCACCTGATATTGTTGTTTACCGAAACCTTTGTTCTGATGAGGAAATAAACGCAACAGAACCTATCGTAAATGATACTGTGTGTCGGTATGCTGATTTGAGAGAAAAGAATGGTGGCAAAGCAATCTTACATGCTTCTGTTTCGGCAAAATGGACAATGAGATCTGATCGAGCACAAAACAGTCGTACGGAAGCATTAAATCTGATTCGTAATAGAAAAGGGCATCTTCCGCATATTGTTGTTGTCACGGGAGAACCTCTTCCATCCAGAATTGCATCACTTGCACTTGGGACAGGGGACATTGATTGTGTATATCACTTTGCATTGCCGGAATTGATCGCGTCAGTTAACTCAACAGAACGGGCAGATGTGATAGAAACACTTAAAACATTGGTGGAAGGAAAAAGATTGAAAGATATTTCGGATTTGCCGTTAGATCTTTCCGTATAA
- a CDS encoding carboxylesterase/lipase family protein: protein MEKAFCCAPDFPVVQTNYGPVRGYRFREISSFKGIPYGRAVRFHAPQPPQPWAEPLDASSYGCVCPLLSIDKPSGELRVPHRYWVQDEDCLNLNIWTPACDAQKRPVMVWLHGGGFFAGSSIEQVAYEGGNMAREGDCVVVSLNHRLNILGYLDLSDFGEEYANSGNAGGDDIILALQWVRDNIAAFGGDPGCVTVFGQSGGGAKVTTLLQTPAADGLYHRAMIMSGVLEGLLNDSVGSGRDCVQALMQELGVQTAQQLETVPYHQLAQAYRNVSPALKAKGANVGQSPHPNRFYLGDPLHNGSGFRPETADVPVLIGTVYSEFYGFFDGLKGVGPEEAVGLSAAETLREQFRTAYPHRPEEDLLLADTSFRAPTIKYVRERAKAGGKVYSYLFDQDFPLMGKSTPWHCADIPFVFHNTELVPVCAFEGAKQLETEIFGAVMQFARTGAPGWAASTEDVEQTMLFGPQSRLVQNHDHALIEALAPFTDLRMKKATRAGGQIQH from the coding sequence ATGGAAAAGGCATTTTGCTGTGCGCCGGATTTTCCGGTGGTTCAGACAAATTACGGTCCGGTGCGGGGATATCGCTTCCGGGAGATCAGCAGCTTCAAGGGCATCCCGTATGGGCGGGCGGTGCGCTTCCATGCACCCCAGCCGCCCCAGCCTTGGGCAGAGCCGCTGGACGCTTCCAGTTACGGCTGCGTCTGCCCTCTGCTGAGCATCGACAAGCCCAGCGGCGAACTGCGTGTGCCCCACCGCTACTGGGTGCAGGATGAGGACTGCCTGAACCTGAACATCTGGACCCCGGCCTGCGATGCCCAAAAGCGGCCGGTGATGGTCTGGCTCCATGGCGGCGGATTTTTTGCCGGCTCGTCCATTGAGCAGGTGGCCTACGAGGGCGGAAACATGGCGCGGGAAGGGGACTGCGTGGTGGTGTCACTGAACCACCGGTTGAACATCCTGGGCTACTTGGATCTCTCCGATTTTGGGGAGGAGTACGCAAACTCCGGCAATGCGGGTGGGGATGATATCATCCTGGCACTGCAGTGGGTGCGGGACAATATTGCAGCGTTTGGCGGCGATCCCGGCTGCGTGACGGTATTCGGCCAGTCCGGCGGCGGAGCCAAAGTGACAACGCTGCTGCAGACCCCGGCAGCAGATGGCCTGTACCACAGGGCGATGATAATGAGTGGTGTGCTGGAAGGTTTGCTGAACGACAGTGTCGGCAGCGGCAGGGACTGTGTGCAGGCGCTGATGCAGGAGCTTGGCGTGCAGACAGCACAGCAGCTGGAAACTGTGCCCTACCACCAACTGGCGCAGGCTTACCGGAACGTCAGCCCGGCTCTGAAAGCAAAAGGCGCGAACGTGGGCCAAAGTCCCCACCCGAACCGCTTCTATCTTGGAGATCCGCTCCATAACGGCAGTGGGTTTCGGCCCGAGACTGCAGACGTTCCGGTGCTGATCGGTACGGTTTATTCGGAGTTCTACGGTTTCTTTGATGGACTGAAAGGAGTCGGCCCGGAGGAAGCAGTGGGCCTGTCTGCCGCAGAGACCCTGCGGGAGCAGTTCCGCACTGCCTACCCGCACCGCCCGGAGGAAGACCTGCTGCTGGCAGATACCAGCTTCCGCGCCCCCACGATCAAATATGTCCGGGAGCGTGCCAAGGCGGGCGGAAAGGTGTACAGTTATCTGTTTGATCAGGATTTCCCTCTGATGGGAAAAAGCACCCCGTGGCACTGTGCGGATATCCCATTTGTGTTCCACAACACAGAGCTTGTGCCAGTGTGTGCCTTTGAGGGAGCAAAGCAGCTGGAAACGGAAATTTTTGGCGCTGTGATGCAGTTTGCCCGTACCGGTGCGCCGGGCTGGGCTGCCAGTACGGAGGATGTGGAACAGACCATGCTTTTCGGCCCCCAAAGCCGTCTGGTGCAGAACCACGATCACGCACTGATCGAAGCATTGGCACCCTTCACAGATTTACGGATGAAAAAAGCGACCCGGGCAGGCGGACAGATCCAGCATTAA
- a CDS encoding DUF3137 domain-containing protein encodes MPYGMLFVIAVVLLLGWLHSSRKEAARQDADRRIVPVVLDAVFQEVQFAPNGRITCFGESGLPLPQYDRMTGGEHVRAKYRGYEVELCSIELDRDVSYTDPDDPTVVNAPSYDTVYAGLWGICRYGTPMPVSLTFTPRGKLGQLVRSASVQNPVDGFEQQFKLTADDDTARNVCLTEEKCRKLLALAGTAEGSFSGSLHRDGTLYFAVENNKGLFKGSGSDDVLREKFARQLKWCTDVMDVFAP; translated from the coding sequence ATGCCCTATGGAATGCTCTTTGTGATCGCAGTGGTGCTTCTTCTGGGGTGGCTGCACAGCAGCCGGAAGGAGGCCGCACGGCAGGATGCGGATCGCCGCATCGTTCCGGTGGTGCTGGATGCCGTGTTTCAGGAGGTGCAGTTTGCACCCAATGGCCGGATCACCTGCTTTGGAGAATCGGGGCTTCCGCTGCCCCAGTATGACCGCATGACCGGCGGGGAACACGTCCGGGCAAAGTACCGGGGCTATGAGGTGGAGCTGTGTAGCATCGAACTGGACCGGGATGTCAGCTATACGGACCCAGACGACCCCACTGTGGTCAATGCGCCGTCCTATGACACGGTCTACGCCGGTCTGTGGGGCATCTGCCGGTACGGTACACCAATGCCGGTGAGCCTGACCTTTACCCCAAGAGGGAAGCTGGGGCAGCTTGTCCGGAGCGCATCGGTGCAAAACCCCGTGGACGGCTTTGAACAGCAGTTCAAGCTGACAGCAGACGATGACACCGCCCGGAACGTCTGTCTGACGGAGGAAAAATGCCGGAAGCTACTGGCCCTGGCCGGAACAGCCGAGGGCAGCTTCAGCGGAAGCCTGCACCGGGACGGCACCCTGTATTTTGCCGTGGAAAACAACAAGGGGCTTTTCAAGGGCAGCGGCAGTGACGATGTCCTGCGGGAAAAGTTTGCCCGGCAGCTGAAGTGGTGTACCGATGTTATGGATGTTTTTGCACCCTGA
- a CDS encoding LuxR C-terminal-related transcriptional regulator, with the protein MRKLDLNAIYISERVQETLRPVSVSALTAVVAPMGYGKTTAINWFLNQRKQTENAVILRVNIYSDNRSIFWKSVQNAFAAAGLTALAGCEYPEDASSAAQLMDDLCTVLAGDRPCYLFLDDFHLLKDEKAAKFLCGLANRLPENVHLIVASRNNFLPKEEILRLGHRLHRIGKEQLRLNHTELAHYAHRCGMDLTEAQVDSLLRSCEGWFSAIYLNLHSLAERGILLSEDADIYSMFAAAMLENLPPKMQEFLAMMGLADEFTVEMAQAVTEMPDAAEILRTLTEQNAFVTRLPDGKTFRFHHMLKECAERLFARLAPEKQDACRKRYGAWYEAKLQYLHALTAYEACGDYDAALQVIERDAGILLTSLGSAELLERLGRCPVETLKQHPFAILVLMRCMFNWRQIPKMMELKELLLTTVAEHPEWSQEEKGNLLGECDLILSFLMYNDISAMSRLHRSASAQMSHPASSIQNSGGWTFGSPSVLMMFHRQPGQLDRELAEMDECMPHYYKITNGHGMGAETIMRAEADLQQGQFDDAQILLERAYAQIEGNGQTNMTLCCDFLAWRLSLCGPYTPRVPLEVRREELLRQHNMAWRNLFHAICAYYYALRGQTDGIPEVYAAHRMNTVNTLAPGKPMIGLIENQVYLAQGEWARVLGRGPGLLAMCEALHYDLVALHLRIQMAAACARLGRQDEGRSLLEQALAQAALDGFVVPFAENFRDLEPLLEAAQEGPHANAVRCILALGAAQQERCRALNRSEALPEAAARLTERELALARLIADRCTNKEIAARLFLSEGTVKQYTNQLYSKLGIGGGARTKRAQLAELFAKKY; encoded by the coding sequence ATGCGGAAACTGGACCTGAATGCGATCTATATTTCGGAGCGGGTGCAGGAGACCCTGCGCCCTGTTTCAGTCAGTGCACTGACGGCGGTGGTGGCTCCCATGGGCTATGGCAAGACCACTGCCATCAACTGGTTTCTGAACCAGCGCAAGCAGACGGAAAATGCAGTCATCCTGCGGGTGAATATCTATTCTGACAATCGCTCCATCTTCTGGAAAAGCGTACAGAATGCCTTTGCAGCAGCGGGGCTGACTGCACTGGCGGGCTGCGAGTACCCGGAGGATGCCAGCAGTGCGGCCCAGCTGATGGATGACCTGTGCACGGTGCTGGCGGGGGACAGGCCCTGCTACCTGTTTCTGGATGATTTCCACCTGTTAAAGGACGAAAAAGCGGCGAAGTTTTTGTGCGGACTGGCAAATCGCCTGCCGGAGAACGTTCACCTGATCGTGGCAAGCCGGAACAACTTTCTGCCCAAAGAGGAGATCCTCCGGCTGGGGCACCGCCTGCACCGCATTGGCAAGGAACAGCTGCGGCTCAACCATACCGAGCTTGCCCACTACGCCCACCGCTGCGGCATGGACCTGACCGAAGCACAGGTGGATAGCCTTCTGCGCTCCTGCGAGGGGTGGTTCTCCGCCATCTACCTGAACCTCCACTCCCTGGCTGAACGGGGCATCCTGCTGAGTGAGGACGCGGACATTTATTCCATGTTCGCGGCGGCGATGCTGGAAAACCTGCCGCCCAAAATGCAGGAATTCCTTGCCATGATGGGGCTTGCGGATGAATTCACTGTGGAAATGGCACAGGCCGTGACTGAAATGCCGGACGCAGCGGAGATCCTGCGGACCCTGACCGAGCAGAACGCCTTTGTGACCCGTCTGCCGGACGGAAAGACCTTCCGGTTCCATCACATGCTCAAGGAGTGTGCCGAGCGGCTGTTTGCCCGGTTGGCACCAGAGAAGCAGGATGCCTGCCGGAAGCGGTACGGGGCGTGGTATGAGGCAAAGCTGCAGTATCTCCACGCCCTGACTGCCTACGAGGCGTGCGGGGATTACGATGCGGCATTGCAGGTCATTGAGCGGGATGCGGGGATCCTGCTGACCTCCCTTGGTTCGGCAGAGCTGCTGGAACGGCTGGGGCGCTGCCCGGTGGAAACGCTCAAGCAGCACCCGTTTGCCATTCTGGTGCTGATGCGCTGCATGTTCAACTGGCGGCAGATCCCCAAAATGATGGAGCTGAAGGAGCTTCTGCTGACCACGGTGGCAGAGCATCCGGAGTGGTCTCAGGAGGAAAAAGGCAACCTGCTGGGAGAGTGTGACCTGATCCTGAGCTTTCTCATGTATAACGATATCTCTGCCATGAGCCGCCTGCACCGCAGTGCCAGTGCACAGATGTCCCACCCGGCCAGCAGCATCCAGAACAGCGGCGGATGGACCTTCGGTTCGCCCTCGGTGCTGATGATGTTTCATCGCCAGCCCGGTCAGCTGGACCGGGAGCTGGCGGAGATGGATGAGTGTATGCCCCACTATTATAAGATCACCAACGGGCACGGCATGGGGGCGGAGACCATCATGCGGGCAGAAGCGGATCTGCAACAGGGGCAGTTCGATGATGCGCAGATCCTGCTGGAGCGTGCCTATGCACAGATCGAGGGGAACGGTCAGACCAACATGACCCTCTGCTGTGATTTTCTGGCGTGGCGGCTGTCCCTCTGCGGGCCGTACACGCCCCGGGTCCCGCTGGAAGTACGGCGGGAAGAGCTGCTCCGGCAGCACAATATGGCATGGCGCAATCTGTTCCATGCCATCTGTGCCTATTACTACGCGCTGCGGGGGCAGACGGACGGCATCCCGGAGGTGTACGCCGCCCACCGCATGAACACCGTAAACACCCTTGCTCCCGGCAAACCCATGATCGGGCTGATCGAAAATCAGGTGTATCTGGCACAGGGAGAATGGGCCCGGGTGCTGGGCCGCGGCCCGGGGCTGCTGGCTATGTGCGAGGCCCTTCACTACGATCTGGTGGCCCTGCATCTGCGGATCCAGATGGCGGCAGCCTGTGCCCGGCTGGGCAGGCAGGACGAGGGGCGCAGCCTGCTGGAGCAGGCGTTGGCGCAGGCCGCCCTGGACGGCTTTGTAGTGCCCTTTGCAGAAAACTTCCGGGATCTGGAACCTCTGCTGGAAGCAGCGCAGGAAGGGCCGCATGCCAATGCTGTCCGGTGCATCCTTGCTCTGGGCGCAGCGCAGCAGGAACGCTGCCGGGCGTTGAACCGCAGCGAAGCCCTGCCCGAAGCGGCCGCCCGGCTCACAGAGCGGGAGCTGGCTCTGGCAAGGCTCATTGCAGACCGCTGCACCAACAAAGAGATCGCTGCCCGGCTGTTCCTCTCCGAAGGCACCGTGAAGCAGTATACCAACCAGCTTTATTCCAAGCTGGGCATTGGCGGCGGCGCGCGCACGAAGCGTGCCCAGCTGGCAGAATTGTTTGCAAAAAAATACTAA